The proteins below come from a single Agrobacterium vitis genomic window:
- a CDS encoding flagellar hook-associated family protein has protein sequence MKTSSISSLTIQNAMRLTISDAQKQMSDAQTEVTTGKYADVGTELGAKTSSAVDLNRDSLRLQSLMDTNSIVSTRLDASQTALDTIASAATTMQSTLVGLGTSTDSTTLDSAQKTMKSAMDSFIDAANTSVNGEYLFSGINTDVKPITDYYYIDDDDNETDAKQNFDNLFSGYFGMSPDDDGVSGISADQMDDFMENVLEPSFDGADWTDNWSAATDETMSSRISKNEVIQSSSTANSDGFRYMGLVSVIGSEMLNGNYSTETRNAMINKAIEYSGLAVSGINDERTQLGLSQERVTNANDSLTSQKDIIENQLSNLTGVDAYEASTRLNNLQSLVETSYTLTARLQKLSLVDYL, from the coding sequence ATGAAGACATCGAGCATATCCAGTCTTACCATCCAGAACGCCATGCGTCTCACGATCAGTGATGCGCAAAAGCAGATGTCGGATGCTCAGACAGAAGTGACGACCGGCAAATACGCAGATGTCGGAACAGAACTTGGCGCCAAGACCTCTTCAGCCGTGGATCTCAATCGGGACTCTCTGCGCTTGCAGTCCCTGATGGACACCAATTCCATCGTCTCGACCCGTCTTGATGCATCTCAGACGGCGTTGGATACGATTGCATCGGCAGCAACAACAATGCAATCGACGCTGGTTGGTCTTGGTACCAGCACTGACAGTACGACGCTGGACTCCGCGCAAAAGACCATGAAAAGCGCAATGGACAGCTTCATTGACGCCGCAAATACCTCTGTGAACGGTGAATATCTGTTTTCTGGCATCAATACCGATGTGAAGCCGATCACCGATTACTACTATATCGATGACGACGATAATGAAACGGACGCCAAGCAGAATTTCGACAATCTGTTTTCCGGATATTTCGGCATGTCGCCTGACGATGATGGCGTCAGTGGCATCAGCGCTGACCAGATGGACGATTTCATGGAGAACGTCCTTGAGCCATCCTTTGATGGGGCGGACTGGACGGACAATTGGTCGGCAGCCACCGATGAGACAATGTCGAGCCGGATCAGCAAAAACGAAGTTATTCAGAGCTCATCCACCGCCAACTCCGATGGCTTCCGCTATATGGGCCTTGTTTCGGTGATCGGCAGCGAAATGCTGAATGGCAATTACTCGACCGAAACCCGCAATGCTATGATCAACAAGGCGATCGAATATTCCGGTCTTGCCGTTTCCGGTATCAATGACGAACGCACACAATTGGGCCTATCCCAAGAACGTGTCACCAATGCAAACGATTCCTTAACGTCCCAGAAGGACATTATTGAAAACCAATTAAGCAATTTGACCGGTGTGGATGCCTATGAAGCATCGACCCGTTTGAACAACCTGCAATCTTTGGTCGAGACGTCATACACCTTGACCGCACGCTTGCAGAAGCTCAGCCTTGTGGATTACCTTTGA
- the flgK gene encoding flagellar hook-associated protein FlgK: protein MSLSSTMNTATTSLGNTGVQSQALSKNIANSQTEGYVKRDAATISTSTGGAQVVTTRSEDAVLQKQMLSGQSQAEGQDTLNTGLDQLKALLGGNDYESSPSTYINKLRDAMQSYAAQPSELSLAETAVSAAQDVATSINNTAEGISNVRAQADDAIKDDVNKLNDLLSQFETVNQSVVKATATGNDPNDALDQRDKLVSDISKIVGVSSVKRDNNDMALYTNDGTVLFDKQPRTVTFDSTGAYGASTEGNSVYIDGVPVKAGTGGNTTAEGSIAANLQIRDSIAPQMQQQLDETSRSLIKMFSETEESTKDNDMPGLFTWEEGTTPEDGTLVSGISESFKVNSAYVTAEDGDPTLLRDGGANGSNYTWNTTEGVSYSELLDDLVTGFEDERDFDSSAGLGDTSNVLDYASNSVGWLESYRSTADSANETKSALSQRATEAYQNKTGVNLDEELSKMLDIEQSYKASTKLMNAVDEMLKSLLEIA from the coding sequence ATGTCTCTTTCGTCAACGATGAATACGGCGACAACTTCTCTCGGCAATACCGGCGTCCAGTCGCAGGCTCTGTCGAAGAATATTGCCAACTCCCAGACGGAAGGTTACGTCAAGCGTGACGCTGCCACTATTTCGACCAGCACCGGAGGAGCGCAGGTCGTTACGACCCGTTCCGAAGATGCTGTCTTGCAAAAGCAAATGCTTTCAGGGCAGTCCCAGGCGGAAGGGCAGGATACGCTCAATACCGGTCTGGACCAGTTGAAGGCACTTCTCGGCGGTAACGACTACGAATCGTCACCGTCGACCTATATCAACAAGCTGCGGGATGCGATGCAATCCTATGCCGCGCAGCCCAGCGAATTGTCCCTGGCGGAAACGGCGGTCAGCGCAGCCCAGGATGTCGCCACCTCGATTAACAATACGGCCGAGGGCATCAGTAACGTCCGGGCCCAGGCCGACGACGCCATCAAGGACGATGTCAACAAGCTCAACGATCTTCTGTCGCAGTTTGAGACCGTCAATCAGTCTGTGGTCAAGGCGACGGCGACAGGGAACGATCCCAACGACGCCCTCGACCAGCGCGACAAACTCGTCTCGGATATCTCGAAGATTGTCGGTGTATCGTCGGTCAAGCGCGATAACAACGACATGGCGCTCTACACCAATGATGGCACCGTGTTGTTCGACAAGCAGCCGAGAACGGTGACATTCGACTCGACCGGCGCTTACGGTGCTTCGACCGAGGGCAACTCGGTCTATATCGATGGCGTTCCCGTCAAGGCTGGTACGGGTGGAAACACCACGGCGGAAGGATCGATTGCCGCCAATCTACAGATCCGCGATTCGATTGCCCCGCAGATGCAGCAGCAGTTGGACGAGACCTCACGGTCGCTGATCAAGATGTTTTCGGAAACGGAAGAATCGACTAAAGACAATGACATGCCGGGCCTCTTCACATGGGAAGAGGGAACGACGCCGGAAGATGGAACGCTTGTTTCCGGTATTTCGGAATCATTCAAGGTCAACAGCGCTTACGTGACCGCGGAAGATGGTGATCCGACGCTTTTGCGCGATGGCGGCGCCAATGGCTCGAATTACACCTGGAATACAACGGAAGGTGTCAGTTATTCGGAATTGCTCGACGACCTTGTCACAGGTTTCGAAGATGAAAGGGACTTCGATTCATCGGCAGGTCTCGGTGACACCTCCAATGTCCTCGACTATGCCTCGAACTCCGTCGGCTGGCTCGAAAGCTATCGTTCGACGGCTGATTCAGCCAATGAAACCAAATCCGCCTTGTCGCAGCGGGCCACGGAAGCCTATCAGAACAAGACCGGCGTCAATCTCGATGAAGAATTGTCGAAGATGCTTGATATCGAGCAATCCTACAAGGCTTCGACCAAGCTGATGAACGCTGTCGATGAGATGCTGAAATCCCTCTTGGAGATCGCATAA
- a CDS encoding flagellar hook protein FlgE, whose translation MSLSGSMNTAVSGLQAQASKLSTVGDNVANSDTTGYKRVSTAFSSLVVGSSGSGTYNSGGVQTTTVNSISEEGSYQSSTSETDLAIKGDGYFVVQDEAGSVFLTRAGDFQADENGYMVNSAGYTLLGYSYENGEPASVINGFEGLEPVKIQDSSISANATTNALIEGNLKSGSDIVTSDVPSSNSASATWSFKSSMVAYDSLGNANQYDIYYTKTADNEWQADIFRTSEATDETNFPYTNGVLGSTTLTFDSDGAVSSGGTFTFTDSTTSSPQTIEVDMSTMTQLNSANSSEGDVDGNGASAASSVTVNSNGNIVATYQDGSTANLYKVALATVASPDNMKSVNGTAYQVTADAGTVVVGFANTGSFGSINSKTLESSNVDLATELTNMIQSQRSYSANSKVFQTAADMLDTLISLKR comes from the coding sequence ATGAGCCTTTCAGGCAGCATGAATACAGCCGTATCCGGTTTGCAGGCCCAAGCCAGCAAGCTGAGCACGGTCGGCGACAATGTCGCAAACTCGGATACGACAGGCTACAAGCGGGTATCAACCGCATTTTCCAGCCTAGTTGTCGGTTCCTCGGGCAGTGGAACCTATAATTCCGGCGGCGTGCAAACGACCACGGTCAACAGCATTTCCGAGGAAGGCTCTTATCAGTCGAGCACGTCGGAAACCGATCTGGCGATCAAGGGCGATGGCTATTTCGTCGTTCAGGACGAAGCGGGCAGCGTTTTCCTGACGCGAGCTGGCGATTTCCAGGCCGACGAGAATGGGTATATGGTTAATTCGGCCGGCTACACCCTGCTGGGCTATTCCTACGAAAATGGCGAGCCGGCCTCTGTTATCAACGGTTTTGAAGGTCTCGAACCCGTCAAGATTCAGGACAGCAGCATTTCGGCCAATGCTACGACCAATGCATTGATCGAAGGTAACCTGAAGTCCGGTTCTGATATCGTGACCAGCGATGTGCCCTCCAGCAACAGCGCCAGCGCCACATGGAGCTTCAAGAGCTCCATGGTTGCCTATGACAGCCTTGGTAACGCCAATCAGTATGACATCTACTATACCAAGACCGCCGATAACGAATGGCAAGCGGATATCTTCCGCACCAGCGAGGCAACTGACGAGACCAATTTCCCTTATACCAATGGTGTTCTCGGCAGCACGACCCTGACCTTCGATTCCGATGGCGCGGTCTCCAGTGGCGGGACATTTACCTTTACCGACAGCACGACCAGTTCGCCTCAGACGATTGAGGTGGATATGTCGACCATGACCCAGTTGAACTCAGCCAATTCCTCGGAAGGCGACGTGGATGGCAATGGCGCCAGCGCGGCATCCTCCGTCACGGTTAACAGCAACGGCAATATCGTTGCGACCTATCAGGATGGCTCGACCGCCAATCTCTACAAGGTGGCGTTGGCCACGGTTGCCAGCCCCGACAATATGAAATCGGTCAACGGCACGGCCTATCAGGTCACGGCGGATGCAGGCACGGTCGTGGTTGGTTTTGCCAATACAGGCAGCTTCGGCAGCATTAATTCCAAGACGCTTGAAAGTTCCAATGTCGATCTCGCGACGGAACTGACCAACATGATCCAGTCCCAACGCAGCTATAGCGCCAATTCCAAGGTGTTCCAGACTGCGGCGGATATGCTGGATACGCTGATCAGTCTGAAGCGGTAA
- the rem gene encoding transcriptional activator Rem: protein MIVVVDERELVKNGYTSLFGREGIPSTGFDPIEFGEWVASAADSDVAAVEAFLLGQGDRTGDLPRAIRDRTTAPVIAVSDQPSLEATLALFDSGVDDVVRKPVHPREILARAAAIRRRLKAVANYTEIGAIRVYSDGRDPEIGGEIFPLPRRERRILEYLVANRGRRVSKSQIFNAIYGIFDEEVEENVVESHISKLRKKLRKKLGVDPVDSKRFLGYCIDWK from the coding sequence ATGATCGTAGTGGTTGATGAGCGCGAGCTCGTTAAGAATGGATACACGTCTTTATTTGGACGTGAAGGAATACCTTCGACCGGGTTTGACCCGATCGAATTTGGTGAATGGGTTGCCTCGGCAGCCGATAGCGATGTTGCAGCCGTGGAAGCGTTTCTGCTTGGTCAGGGAGATCGCACAGGCGATCTGCCACGGGCCATCCGGGATCGTACGACGGCTCCGGTGATTGCGGTCAGTGACCAGCCATCGTTGGAAGCAACACTTGCCCTGTTTGACAGTGGCGTGGATGACGTGGTGCGCAAGCCGGTCCACCCTCGGGAAATCCTGGCGAGAGCTGCGGCCATTCGGCGGCGCCTGAAGGCTGTGGCCAACTATACCGAAATCGGCGCGATCCGCGTTTATTCGGATGGCCGCGATCCCGAGATCGGCGGAGAGATTTTCCCCTTGCCGCGCCGCGAGCGCCGCATTCTGGAATATCTAGTCGCCAATCGCGGCCGGCGGGTGTCCAAGTCTCAGATCTTCAATGCGATCTACGGCATCTTCGACGAGGAAGTCGAAGAGAATGTGGTCGAAAGCCATATCAGCAAGCTGCGCAAGAAACTGCGCAAGAAGCTTGGTGTCGACCCGGTCGATTCCAAGCGGTTTCTTGGATATTGTATTGATTGGAAATAA
- a CDS encoding transglycosylase SLT domain-containing protein → MLLAVAVSFTCNEGYASASAGLCEREISNAAAKYGIPEGILYSVGLTETGRKGSLQPYALNVEGKALFPDSMTDAMQTFALAKQQGAKLIDIGCMQINHYFHHENFHSLEEMFDPKRNVEYAAKFLVALHGRHETWTMAVARYHAGPNNDPAQKRYVCRVIANLVATGYGNWTANARQFCQQ, encoded by the coding sequence ATGCTTCTGGCGGTAGCGGTCAGCTTTACCTGTAACGAGGGCTACGCTTCGGCTTCAGCGGGATTATGCGAGCGCGAAATCAGCAACGCTGCGGCCAAATACGGGATCCCTGAAGGGATCCTCTATTCGGTCGGCCTGACGGAAACCGGACGCAAAGGGTCACTTCAGCCTTACGCTCTCAATGTGGAGGGCAAGGCGCTGTTCCCCGATTCCATGACAGATGCCATGCAAACCTTCGCGCTCGCCAAGCAACAGGGCGCGAAATTGATCGATATTGGTTGCATGCAGATCAACCACTATTTCCATCACGAGAATTTCCACTCGCTCGAAGAGATGTTCGACCCGAAACGGAACGTCGAATACGCCGCAAAATTCCTGGTCGCGTTGCATGGAAGACACGAAACCTGGACAATGGCAGTGGCGCGCTATCATGCAGGTCCTAACAACGATCCAGCGCAAAAACGCTATGTTTGCAGGGTCATCGCCAATCTCGTTGCAACCGGATACGGCAACTGGACCGCGAATGCGCGGCAATTTTGTCAGCAATAA
- a CDS encoding flagellar hook-length control protein FliK, with amino-acid sequence MIDATITAGSAASPAYSSSRSDQGKGAGKGFLDALADTADRSQAQEQKADDDDAPVDQDQTQTRSNASSSSSAKSTTTTATSATAYQERSAQAEQSQLGNVADDEATGASDDGKAPSQTVGNAPIAAGDSRAAALIAKALASQTKTQAQTQAEGQTQGQTETASSSGGKTDESGMLAKLVAALTQQDDATTEAATAGANAEEALAAETEGAGDDTGKIAIKGRQENSAPLLAALAALKSTATDEDAATAAAQSDMPGVTKTQTKDSSKTAKPAAEDTKDTAAEPKAATGAQDALTLLGDLSAGQLQHAARQAGSQTAAGSATSNGDRALTAVAGQVASQDDKTGKIGQGTAAVDFAKQAKSVQSGQQDAVSPASKETVKDSSVADALHMVTSSDASAASPADDTASQPATTGIDPLQNVSVLDSRRIIAPVNTSNGANIAASMAGDSSWAQAMHSHASDKLSASEQISTDRTMNTLKLKMTPENLGSVTATLKLTNGELTVSLVVENSAAYRKLNEDQNGLVAALKSHGFSVDNVQISIASTEKPSNDANQTNSQSQSSNQQSMQQGGGSSSQGGNRSQAQPIFDVYGQTSGGPVDDAARSATVGTGGNASGGSGQLYL; translated from the coding sequence ATGATCGATGCCACTATCACAGCAGGTTCTGCCGCTTCGCCAGCCTATAGCAGCAGCCGTTCCGATCAAGGCAAGGGCGCGGGCAAGGGGTTTCTGGACGCTCTGGCCGATACGGCTGACCGTAGCCAAGCGCAGGAGCAAAAGGCCGACGATGACGATGCTCCTGTCGATCAGGACCAGACACAGACCCGTTCGAATGCGTCTTCGTCGTCATCGGCCAAATCAACCACGACCACAGCGACATCTGCTACAGCATATCAGGAGCGTTCGGCTCAGGCGGAGCAGTCGCAGCTTGGTAATGTGGCTGACGATGAAGCCACTGGCGCCAGCGATGACGGCAAGGCACCGTCGCAAACCGTCGGCAATGCGCCGATAGCTGCTGGCGATTCCAGGGCGGCTGCTTTGATTGCCAAGGCTTTGGCGAGTCAGACCAAGACTCAAGCCCAAACCCAAGCTGAGGGCCAGACACAAGGTCAAACAGAGACCGCATCTTCCTCCGGGGGGAAGACGGATGAAAGCGGGATGCTCGCAAAGCTTGTTGCGGCCCTGACCCAGCAGGATGATGCCACGACTGAGGCTGCTACTGCTGGCGCAAATGCGGAGGAAGCGCTCGCTGCCGAGACTGAAGGCGCTGGAGATGATACCGGCAAGATCGCCATCAAGGGCCGACAGGAAAACAGTGCACCTTTGCTCGCGGCCCTGGCAGCCCTCAAGTCGACAGCGACCGATGAGGACGCCGCTACGGCGGCGGCTCAGTCAGACATGCCGGGGGTTACGAAAACCCAGACCAAGGACAGTTCCAAGACGGCAAAGCCTGCCGCAGAGGATACCAAAGATACTGCTGCAGAGCCAAAGGCAGCGACGGGCGCCCAGGATGCCTTGACATTATTGGGCGATTTGAGCGCCGGACAATTGCAGCACGCTGCCCGTCAAGCAGGCAGCCAGACAGCCGCCGGGTCGGCCACCAGTAACGGCGATAGGGCATTGACTGCCGTCGCCGGCCAGGTTGCGTCGCAGGATGACAAGACGGGTAAGATCGGCCAGGGTACCGCAGCGGTTGATTTTGCCAAGCAGGCCAAGTCCGTCCAGTCGGGGCAGCAGGATGCCGTTTCACCGGCGAGCAAGGAAACGGTCAAAGATAGCAGTGTTGCGGATGCCCTGCATATGGTCACCAGCAGCGATGCCTCGGCGGCGTCGCCTGCCGATGATACCGCAAGCCAGCCAGCAACGACAGGTATCGATCCGTTGCAGAATGTCAGCGTGCTTGACAGCCGACGCATTATTGCCCCGGTCAACACCAGCAATGGCGCCAATATTGCCGCATCCATGGCGGGTGACAGTTCCTGGGCGCAGGCGATGCACAGTCATGCTTCCGATAAGCTCAGCGCCAGCGAACAGATCAGCACCGATCGAACGATGAACACGCTCAAACTGAAGATGACGCCGGAAAATCTTGGAAGTGTCACGGCGACATTGAAGCTGACGAATGGCGAATTGACGGTCAGTTTGGTTGTTGAAAACAGCGCGGCTTATCGAAAGCTGAACGAAGACCAGAACGGTCTTGTGGCGGCGCTGAAAAGCCACGGCTTCTCCGTGGACAACGTCCAGATCAGCATAGCCAGCACTGAAAAGCCCAGCAATGACGCCAACCAGACCAATTCCCAGAGCCAGAGCAGCAATCAGCAGAGCATGCAGCAGGGCGGTGGCAGTTCCAGCCAGGGCGGCAATCGCTCACAAGCGCAGCCGATTTTTGATGTTTATGGACAGACATCCGGAGGTCCAGTCGATGATGCGGCACGTTCTGCGACGGTGGGCACCGGCGGCAATGCTTCTGGCGGTAGCGGTCAGCTTTACCTGTAA
- the motC gene encoding chemotaxis protein MotC: MTARRSLGARSGFSSFAFYGVLLTLAVGGPVACAGQAYAAGPTPPASNGSAPVPAAGATGPVGSAAAGGDSDNLPPYLMLRSLQFVQDSVVRGDHSAADMQRFLLTRIDKRLRTAASSDFEDPRNVDAALIYTMSGGNPATLDYLVARDVDGHFDNRVSDMLRKYLSGKGVLVASSLGEMVPLYQNGRVGPYIALVAGNVTLVKDPAGALKFFDIARLVAPGTIVEEAALRRSFQIAMDTGQNGRAMAYANRYARRFLYSPYASQFADLLVQLVVDHFSELDKNDILATLATMDPDRQREVYLRIARRATINGNQALASLASSQAQSLAGLPDKNDPQALLYGGAALISTTDVKNALNTISQLPKEQLSASDNALLEAARAVAQEIITLPTAPQSPSASPSTPPPSGDNTAPESVANVSDQQDPGVPAKATAMPDAGIGTAPVTPASADAKQKPDPEFQTFMSGGRSKLEEIDKMLKGEGVTK; encoded by the coding sequence ATGACCGCGCGCAGATCCCTGGGTGCCAGATCTGGATTTTCCAGCTTCGCCTTCTATGGCGTGCTGCTGACCCTGGCTGTCGGCGGCCCTGTTGCCTGTGCGGGTCAGGCATATGCGGCAGGACCAACTCCCCCTGCAAGCAACGGGTCGGCTCCGGTTCCTGCTGCTGGCGCAACGGGGCCTGTTGGCAGCGCTGCCGCAGGCGGCGACAGTGATAACCTACCGCCTTATCTGATGTTGCGCTCTCTGCAATTTGTGCAGGACTCGGTTGTTCGCGGGGACCATTCAGCAGCCGATATGCAACGTTTTCTTCTGACCCGGATCGATAAGCGGCTGCGGACGGCTGCGTCTTCGGATTTCGAAGACCCTCGCAATGTCGATGCGGCGCTGATTTACACGATGAGCGGGGGTAATCCGGCGACGCTGGACTATCTCGTTGCCCGCGACGTTGATGGTCATTTCGATAACCGCGTTAGCGATATGTTGAGAAAATACTTGAGTGGTAAAGGCGTGCTGGTGGCAAGTTCGCTTGGCGAGATGGTACCGCTCTATCAGAACGGTCGGGTCGGGCCTTATATCGCGTTGGTGGCTGGGAATGTCACCCTGGTGAAAGACCCGGCAGGAGCCCTTAAATTCTTCGATATCGCCCGCCTTGTTGCGCCCGGCACCATCGTCGAGGAAGCGGCCCTGCGGCGGTCCTTCCAGATCGCCATGGATACCGGCCAGAATGGTCGGGCCATGGCCTATGCCAATCGCTATGCCCGCCGCTTTCTCTATTCGCCCTATGCCAGCCAATTTGCCGATCTGCTGGTGCAATTGGTTGTCGATCATTTCTCGGAGCTGGATAAGAACGATATTCTGGCGACATTGGCGACCATGGATCCGGATCGTCAGCGCGAAGTCTATCTGCGCATTGCGCGCCGTGCGACGATCAACGGCAATCAGGCTTTGGCCAGTCTTGCCTCCAGCCAGGCGCAGAGCCTGGCGGGCCTGCCAGATAAAAACGACCCTCAGGCGCTGCTTTATGGCGGCGCGGCGTTGATTTCGACCACCGACGTCAAAAACGCGCTCAACACGATCTCACAATTGCCAAAAGAACAACTGTCGGCTTCCGACAACGCCTTGCTGGAAGCTGCCCGGGCCGTCGCGCAGGAGATTATTACCCTACCTACCGCGCCGCAAAGCCCATCGGCTTCGCCAAGCACACCACCGCCGTCTGGAGACAATACTGCCCCAGAGAGTGTGGCCAATGTGTCCGATCAGCAGGACCCCGGCGTTCCAGCCAAGGCGACTGCAATGCCCGATGCTGGCATTGGCACGGCGCCGGTTACTCCGGCCTCGGCAGATGCAAAGCAGAAGCCAGATCCGGAATTCCAGACATTCATGAGCGGTGGCCGATCTAAACTTGAAGAAATAGATAAAATGTTGAAGGGGGAGGGCGTAACGAAATGA
- a CDS encoding MotB family protein gives MSDAENHHHGKNEIIVIKRHGGGDHDGAHGGAWKIAYADFMTAMMAFFLVMWLVNAANEKTTASVASYFNPIKLADEKPTEKGVKKPVDQAEGEESKERSKIKAEEETLGKAAATGEDMTSTSGDKPVYSEADLFENPYSVLAEIAQEVGQQANVSAKGEGGASESGPSTGASGGEAYRDPFDPDFWSQQMQTAQGTPGKAKPGEQQTVAETAKPDPFAQKPVDQQASAAAAAAATDVAQGTPPSKSQPEAKPQVEIDGQQVAIAVPKARPDPKQVAREEQNASADSDQTQQADQLKQQIASEIGGVAGKLAEGLIVQPAEGGLLITLTDQSQAPMFDVGSAVPRKEMVLAMEKIGKLLADRQGAVVIRGHTDARQYKGPDNDNWGLSMSRAHSAYYMLVRGGLAQNRITQVSGFADRRLLKPEDPLAAANRRIEILVQGDQK, from the coding sequence ATGAGCGACGCTGAAAATCACCACCACGGCAAGAACGAGATCATCGTTATCAAGCGGCATGGCGGCGGCGATCACGATGGCGCCCATGGCGGCGCCTGGAAGATTGCCTATGCCGACTTCATGACAGCGATGATGGCCTTCTTCCTGGTCATGTGGCTGGTCAATGCCGCCAATGAGAAGACGACCGCTTCGGTTGCCAGCTATTTCAATCCGATCAAGCTAGCCGATGAAAAGCCAACCGAGAAGGGCGTGAAAAAGCCGGTCGATCAGGCCGAAGGCGAGGAAAGCAAAGAACGCTCGAAAATCAAGGCCGAGGAAGAAACGCTCGGCAAGGCGGCGGCAACCGGCGAGGACATGACCTCGACCTCGGGTGATAAGCCAGTCTATTCGGAAGCGGACCTGTTCGAAAATCCCTATTCCGTCCTGGCCGAAATTGCCCAGGAAGTTGGTCAGCAAGCCAATGTCAGCGCCAAGGGTGAAGGCGGAGCCAGTGAATCCGGCCCGTCCACTGGCGCGTCGGGCGGCGAGGCTTACCGCGACCCGTTCGATCCGGATTTCTGGAGCCAGCAGATGCAGACGGCGCAGGGTACGCCGGGTAAAGCCAAGCCTGGCGAGCAGCAAACTGTGGCCGAGACGGCAAAGCCTGATCCATTCGCGCAAAAACCGGTCGATCAGCAGGCTTCTGCGGCGGCGGCCGCAGCCGCAACGGATGTAGCGCAGGGCACTCCCCCGTCGAAGTCTCAGCCTGAGGCAAAGCCGCAGGTCGAAATCGACGGTCAGCAGGTAGCCATCGCCGTTCCCAAGGCGCGACCTGATCCCAAGCAGGTTGCCCGTGAAGAGCAGAATGCATCGGCTGATAGCGATCAGACACAGCAGGCGGACCAGCTTAAGCAGCAGATCGCCTCTGAAATTGGCGGTGTCGCGGGTAAATTGGCCGAGGGGTTGATTGTGCAGCCGGCTGAAGGTGGATTGCTGATAACACTGACCGACCAATCCCAGGCTCCGATGTTCGATGTCGGCTCCGCCGTGCCTCGCAAGGAAATGGTTTTGGCGATGGAAAAGATCGGCAAGTTGCTGGCGGACCGCCAGGGTGCCGTGGTCATCAGGGGCCACACCGACGCACGTCAATATAAAGGCCCTGATAATGACAACTGGGGCCTGTCGATGTCACGCGCCCATTCGGCCTATTACATGCTGGTGCGCGGCGGGCTCGCACAAAACCGTATTACCCAGGTGTCCGGCTTTGCCGATCGCCGGCTGTTGAAGCCGGAGGACCCGCTGGCCGCTGCAAACCGACGGATCGAGATCCTTGTTCAGGGAGACCAGAAGTAA
- a CDS encoding GTPase: protein MTMPLAHYLKDFSAPRPAPMVAEPVSFNDDALMFPDMPMLELPQPDPVDVEKERQEAYAEGQDAGGKAADERHAEELSTLEKAHAEALQELTEKHQAELARVIADGLQQIASDLSRIVGSQTVETLAPLLSDLLVDKALEDISGLLKAAVLEGAAGQITVTGPAALFKQLADLMEGQDLLLKHVEADDLDLTVDVGGAALVTRISAWTASLKKVLA from the coding sequence ATGACGATGCCGCTCGCTCATTATCTGAAGGATTTCTCTGCACCTCGGCCAGCGCCGATGGTGGCGGAGCCTGTGAGTTTCAACGATGACGCGTTGATGTTTCCGGATATGCCGATGCTTGAGCTTCCTCAGCCAGATCCGGTGGATGTGGAAAAAGAGCGGCAGGAAGCTTATGCGGAAGGCCAGGACGCGGGGGGCAAGGCGGCGGATGAACGTCACGCCGAAGAGCTCAGCACTCTCGAAAAGGCTCATGCCGAAGCGCTTCAGGAACTGACGGAAAAGCATCAGGCGGAGCTGGCGCGTGTGATTGCAGACGGGCTTCAGCAGATCGCCTCGGACCTGTCGCGCATTGTTGGTAGCCAGACGGTCGAGACATTGGCGCCCCTGCTATCGGATCTGCTTGTCGACAAGGCCCTGGAGGATATTTCCGGCCTGTTGAAGGCCGCTGTCCTGGAGGGAGCGGCAGGGCAGATCACCGTTACCGGACCTGCCGCGCTGTTCAAGCAACTTGCCGACCTCATGGAAGGTCAAGACCTGTTGCTTAAACATGTCGAGGCCGATGATCTCGACCTGACGGTCGACGTCGGTGGAGCAGCATTGGTCACCCGGATTTCCGCCTGGACGGCCAGTCTGAAGAAAGTTCTGGCATGA